TGGAGCCCAACGGTGATACCCCATGCCACTTTGGTTTTTCAGATAGCTCCTGTGGAGCTATtccactttttttttttttttacctttcttttttttcacCTTCAAAGCGCTCATTACGAGGTTGGATCCCTCGTTGTTTGCTTGCCTACTACTTATTCTAGATCAGCTTCATGTCGTGTGTACAGCCAGTGGCTATCATTATTCCTACAATGTTAATGGTGTTATTCTTAATGGGAAGCAGCGGATACGCAAGTGGTGAGATTGGGTAGCCTTGTGTAATATCATTATCGTTTCATTTTGTTAGACAATTGTTTCGCCTACGATATTTGTGTGCTGTGTTCGGctagatatactatatataatcaTGAATATATGTGTATTCTTTGTGTATACGATGATTTTTCCAACTGACCACGGTCGAAGCAGCAGATGATGGCACAAAATTATCATGGGAGGGGAGCAAATAACAAAGAGGCGAATTAACCGCGTCAATAAAGTATGAGTAAAAACCATCCACGTCGTCGCCATCTCATGAGATCTCAGCGCTCAGAAATAGAATcggaaaataaagaattagaTGCGGCGCTAGAGAGGAATCTATCCCGCTTCAGGCATCTCGATCGAGGGGTAGTTCGACGACAAGATTCCTCAAGAGTCCAGAGTCAAGACTCATTCAATCGGAGTCTAAGCCCCCTCCAAGCCGATCTCaactcctcttctcctctcgGCATCCTTCACAGCCTCAAACATAtattctttccctttccaacTCGCCGTCTCATCGATCGCTGCCTGCTTTCCGCTCCTAGCCTCATCCGCTCCCTGCTCAACCTCCCAACCGCCCCCAATCACCGGACCTTAGCGAACCTGCTATCTATCGTCAAAACCCCCCAACTTCCCCCGTGTTGAATCAGGGTCAAACTGGTGAATGATCAAGAGGGAGAAACACTGTAACACTGGTGGTggctccatcttccccacTCAACTCATTTAATCTCGTCCACTTCTGCTCCGATTGCGTTTTTCTATCTCCGTCGATCGTTATTCACAGCATCCTGCCCTTGCTTTGACAATCACGGGCCACTCGCTCATGACCTGAGTTGGGTGGCAGTTGGGATTCGACCGCGCATCAACTACAATACCAAACCGAAGGCGCGCAGACCGCCGATGGTGACCTTTCAACTGCCCCGGTTTCCTCTGCGGACTTGATCCTCCGAACGACGACTTAGCGCCTTGAGCTTTTTACAATGGGGATTGTCGGAAGTCGGCTGGAGGATTCGGGGGGCCTGTACTTCAAGGATCAGAATAAATGTATGCCCCTTCTGCTCGTGCGATCGACGATGAACTGCGGTTGACTTGAATTTACCAGTAACGATCGCATCCGTAACGATATCAAATTCTCGCCGAGTGCTTTTGAACCTTGTTCCAAACTCGTTCCCTGCCACCCGATATAATGCGAAGAGAGAACTTGGCGACGACAGCTTGGTTGAATATATACAGGTAAGTCAAATAATTAAGCAACATTACCTGGAAACATTGCCTTTAATTAACAGCTCCAATGCAAAACAGGATCCCGACTCCCACCCCTCTGCTCCCAccccttcctttctcttgcGCTTAAACAACGATGACGAGCTCAATTTTAAATTCACATTCGTCCTTAGACAAATGCAAACGGGGAATGTCACAAATTCTACTGTTAACGGAGTTTCGACTTCTTTGCCCGAGTTAACCGACACTGTACTGACAGGACTCACATTTGCGCATGCGCCCAACTCGAAGGAACTCGACAATCTGGTCACAAGAGAATTCCACGCAAACCCGAACCTGCAGAATAACTCGAACGTCCAGTTAGTGGGCGATTTTTCGACCGAAAGCAGCCCTTCCGTTCAGTTTGACTGGTCTTGGAAATGGAAGCCTCCAAAAACCACAGAAGACAAGGGCGGTGGTTGGAGGAATAGCTGTAGCTTCTTGGATTATGACCAAAGAGCTAATCGCCTCAACACACTCGCTTATTTTTCCTTCTGGGTACAAAACACCGTTCGACCGCCTCCCAGCCCGCAGATTACTTCCCCAAACCTGGAAGTCCATATCCCGGCTCGCAACCGTGTCCCTTCTTCGCATTCAGTTTTGTCACATTCTAGTGACGCGGACGCTTCGTCGAACACTCAGGTCCAGGTTGTGCCGGGCACACCCCCGGAAGTCAGTGAAGGGCCTACAGCTACTGTGGCCCCCGCGCCGGTCAAGGTTGATCTCCCTCATTCGCGTCCCGGCGAGGACATGAGTGTGGTCGAAGATGGGCCCTTATTCCGTGCTACAATGAAAGCATTAGAACAGAAGACAGGGAACATGCGcgcgaagatcaagaaagTACTGAAGAAGGCCGAAGCCGCCCATCAAGCCCAGTCGGCCTGTAATGAGGCTGTGGAAGCGTTTTTATACGCGCTCGGCGATGCATCCACGTCAAATGCGAACGCAATCCAACCGGCTTTGGACCACTACTTTGAGAAGATTTCGCGGCAAATACTGAATTACGAACGACTTAATGCCTTGCAACTTCAAAAACTGGTGATTGAGCCACTTTTGAAACTTTATACTAATGATATCAAGCAAGccgaggcgaagaagaaagagttTGAGGAAGAGAGTAGGGATTATTATGCATACGTTGGTCGCTATCTCGGGCAACGACAGGACTCTCttaaggagaagaagcgggcaGAAAGTGACTCCAAATACCAGGCGAAGCGACGAAACTTCGAATTGAGACGGTTCGACTACTCTTCGTTCATGCAAGATTTACATGGTGGCCGTAAGGAACAGGAAGTTCTTTCCCATCTCACTAAATATGCGGATACACAAGCGAAAACTTTCCTTGCCGCTGCCAAGAATGTGGACGACATGGTTCCGCAGCTTGACGCTCTTATCCACGAGGTGAACCAAGCGGACAAGGAATTCCAATTTCAAAGAACggagagggaagagaaacggcgtgctttggagaagaacagcaacaCGTACCTCGAACCCGATGCGCCCACCAGCTCGAGCGCGGCATCAACGTTAGTTGGTAGCAGTAATGGAAATCAAAAGCCAGAGGGAGATCTGGGCCGCGCCGATAGCACCGGGTCTCAGCTACGGAGTGTCACAAGCAACAACTCGTCTACATCAACTCAAGCGACTGCTCCCGCCAGTACTCCTGCGGGGGCACCTGCTGCAACTCCAGTCACGAATTCAAGCAGtacgtttttttttttttggataTCCGCGAAGTATCCGCAAAACAAGTATAAAGCTAATCTTACTGCAGGCCAGCAAAGGAAAGAGGGACTTCTCTGGGCTTTATCTCGACCAGGATCTCATATTGACCCCAAGGGCATTAACAAGCAGGCTTGGCACAAGTAAGTCCTATGGTTTCCCTTATTATCAGTTCGCAGGAGATACTGATATCCTTATTATCCAGGTTTTGGATTGTCCTAGATCAAGGAAAGTTGTCAGAATATAGCAACTGGAAGCAAAAGCTTGACTTACACATGGAACCCATCGATTTGCGGATGGCTTCTGTAAGAGAAGCCCGGAACGCAGAACGGCGATTCTGCTTTGAAGTCATCACTCCTCAATTCAAACGCATCTACCAAGCGACTTCAGAGGACGATATGGGAAACTGGATCAGGGCGATCAACAACGCTTTACAGAGCGCCGTTGAAGGGCGTAGCATGTACCCACCTCCGGTGTCCGAGGCCGATAAGTCAACTATTGGCCGTGACATTGGCTCCGTTTTAACAGGAAAAAGCTCTTCGGTTTCCCATCACTCCCATCACTCATCCGCATCCAGCAACGTGGCGCGTCGCACCACCGTCGGTGCACGACCAAGTTATGTTCGTGGTGATTCGCAGGGATACGAAGATAATCCCTCGAAGCTACTACAAGCGGTTCGCGATGCCGACCAAGGCAACCACTGGTGCGCCGACTGCAACTCCACGTCCAAGGTTGAGTGGGTTTCCATAAACTTGGGGATTGTCTTGTGTATTGAGTGCAGTGGCATTCACCGATCTCTCGGAACACATGTTTCCAAAATTCGATCACTCACACTTGATGTCCATTCTTTCTCGAACGACATTGTTGAAATCCTCCTGCAGGTTGGAAACCGTGTCAGCAACATGGTTTGGGAGGCAACTCTGGACCAGTCTCAAAAGCCAGCAGCCACCTCCACGCGCGAACAGCGACTGAGGTTCATCACGGCCAAATATGCAGAGAGGGCATTCGTGCAATCCTTACCGTCTCCATTATCACGATTTCCAACACCGGACGAGACTCTTCTCGCCTCAATCAAGAGAAACGATATCCAGGGTGTTCTCTACGGCGTCGCCCTCCGCGCGAACGTGAATGTCGCTGATCGCTCGCGTAGCACTCACGctatcttcctcgccttaGCCGCAGCAGACCCAGCATCCCCGGGGTCAACAACGCCAAGTCTATCCTCTCGGTCCAGCCCATCCGTGAAAGCCATTCCTTTCCCAGTCGCTgagctcctcgtccagaatGGAGCCGAGATTCCGTCACAACCCCCGCCAATCCCTCTTTCCGCAGCGGCTCAATTATACCTCAACCAGCGAACAGCGCGACTTACGGGGTTCAGTCATCCTACGCCTtctgcagcaccagcagaTACTCTGGGGTCACTGCCTACCATCCGGGGGGCTGGAGGTTCTGGAGCGGGCGGCGAGCAAGCCCCCAGTACATTGGATAACAAGGAACGTGAGAAGCTGCATAAGAGAGGAAGCGCTGGTGCGAGATTTGCTGGTAAGGTTGCTTCGCTAGGGATCGATCGATAAACAATACACCTTCCTTCCGTCCTTCTGCCCTGTGTTgttatctatatttattcttaCTTCATGGCGGATTCCGCAAGGATCCCCTTCTATATTCCTTGTCCTATACCAGCTTGACGGATTGGCTCCCGTTTACGATTTGTTTATACAACCGGTTTACACTTAATGACTGTGTCCAGTTGGACATGATGATTATTACTATGTTGAGGAAGGGATCTTTCGCTCTGTTCATGGAGAGTGTGGGTGTGTGCATTTTGCAACTTCAAGTACAGACAATTGATGAGTTTATGGATGGTGGCCGGCCTGGCTTAATGGGATATAGCACATGCGTTTTATTCTTAAGCTTACCTCTTTTCTTCTAATGTATATCATTCTTATTTGATCAATGTTGGCTACCACTTTTTTAGTAGGCATTTGACGTAGAGAAGTTGTAGATGCTCTTTATTTGGCCTTTCACAGAAACAGTGTGATAGTTAGTCACTAAGATCACGGAGCTACGGCTTAGGGAACAAGACAAACAATACCAGAATACACTGAAGTTCGAATTTCAAATGAAGCTCAAGCTTGAACCCACACTCCGGATTAGGTATATAGCAAGCGGGAAGGGATCCCTCGACTCGGAAACGGTGCCGGCTTGGCCATTTCACTGGCATTAAATTAATGATGCAATACTAGGGAATGGGGGTATGTCTCTGATGATGTTCCATTTCTCCGTGGTAGTGGTTGAGCAGATTTGAAAAGCCCAGAGGAAGGCTCTGGGAGCCGCGCGAATGGTAGCTGCCGTAGGTTTATTGCTACCATAGGTCGCTGAAACTGGAAGACTGCTAGGAAGAGTAAAGATCCGGAAGAGCGATGGAAAGGggggatttggaaattgGAACCTTGGGTCCTTGGAATCCCAATGCAAAAACCCCTGGGGGTCCCAAAATGATGTCATGATGGATTCCGTGAGCCTCGGCCTGTGACGTCAGTGATGTAAATACGAGACACGACATGGACGACCGGTCGTATCCGTACCTGGTGGACGATTGTCAAAAGCAATGTCATTGCTCATGGAAGATGGCATCAAGGCAGGCAACACAATTCATATGTACTCCGTAGGAGCGATAGACGCAGGGCTGACTGGGTCGGgcttggtggcggtggcACTGCTCCCGGCTTTCGACCTTGCCAGATTGTGTCAATCCTGATCCTAGCTTACTCTGTACAGTGGACACCGATATTAACTGAGTACGATACTTCGGTGTACTCCGAGTCATAGCCATCCCATGAAGACGAACAGCCATGCGATTGTGGAGAGCGAGCTGGATAATCCTGTCTCATTGGAGTCTGTGATGCACTGGCCTTGTCGTATTCTTTGCCTCAGTGGCGGTGCATATGATGAACAGCACTCCATGATATAAATTGATTATCCTAAGGATTACTCGGTACGGTGTAGAGTCCCCATTGCAGTGGCAAAGTCCCTATCTAAGTTTGCATTGGTGGTCAAGTGCTGGATGAATAATAATACTGCGTATTATACGGTGTATAATATCCTAAGAATACCTTTTTTTTGGGAAGGCCTTAGCTCCATACcaacaaaaagaaggaatactactaatagtACATGTACAGAATATGTACACCGTAGGCTAGTCCTGGAGCCCCCACAGTCCGTGAGA
This sequence is a window from Aspergillus puulaauensis MK2 DNA, chromosome 6, nearly complete sequence. Protein-coding genes within it:
- a CDS encoding putative ARF GTPase activator (Csx2) (COG:T;~EggNog:ENOG410PGGG;~InterPro:IPR001164,IPR027267,IPR038508,IPR011993, IPR001849,IPR037278;~PFAM:PF01412,PF00169,PF16746;~go_function: GO:0005096 - GTPase activator activity [Evidence IEA]), whose amino-acid sequence is MGIVGSRLEDSGGLYFKDQNKLTIASVTISNSRRVLLNLVPNSFPATRYNAKRELGDDSLVEYIQDPDSHPSAPTPSFLLRLNNDDELNFKFTFVLRQMQTGNVTNSTVNGVSTSLPELTDTVLTGLTFAHAPNSKELDNLVTREFHANPNLQNNSNVQLVGDFSTESSPSVQFDWSWKWKPPKTTEDKGGGWRNSCSFLDYDQRANRLNTLAYFSFWVQNTVRPPPSPQITSPNLEVHIPARNRVPSSHSVLSHSSDADASSNTQVQVVPGTPPEVSEGPTATVAPAPVKVDLPHSRPGEDMSVVEDGPLFRATMKALEQKTGNMRAKIKKVLKKAEAAHQAQSACNEAVEAFLYALGDASTSNANAIQPALDHYFEKISRQILNYERLNALQLQKLVIEPLLKLYTNDIKQAEAKKKEFEEESRDYYAYVGRYLGQRQDSLKEKKRAESDSKYQAKRRNFELRRFDYSSFMQDLHGGRKEQEVLSHLTKYADTQAKTFLAAAKNVDDMVPQLDALIHEVNQADKEFQFQRTEREEKRRALEKNSNTYLEPDAPTSSSAASTLVGSSNGNQKPEGDLGRADSTGSQLRSVTSNNSSTSTQATAPASTPAGAPAATPVTNSSSQQRKEGLLWALSRPGSHIDPKGINKQAWHKFWIVLDQGKLSEYSNWKQKLDLHMEPIDLRMASVREARNAERRFCFEVITPQFKRIYQATSEDDMGNWIRAINNALQSAVEGRSMYPPPVSEADKSTIGRDIGSVLTGKSSSVSHHSHHSSASSNVARRTTVGARPSYVRGDSQGYEDNPSKLLQAVRDADQGNHWCADCNSTSKVEWVSINLGIVLCIECSGIHRSLGTHVSKIRSLTLDVHSFSNDIVEILLQVGNRVSNMVWEATLDQSQKPAATSTREQRLRFITAKYAERAFVQSLPSPLSRFPTPDETLLASIKRNDIQGVLYGVALRANVNVADRSRSTHAIFLALAAADPASPGSTTPSLSSRSSPSVKAIPFPVAELLVQNGAEIPSQPPPIPLSAAAQLYLNQRTARLTGFSHPTPSAAPADTLGSLPTIRGAGGSGAGGEQAPSTLDNKEREKLHKRGSAGARFAGKVASLGIDR